One window of Halorubrum sp. CBA1229 genomic DNA carries:
- a CDS encoding DUF63 family protein has translation MSTVTQRVETVLPDTGTREWWALYLLAPVVLIGAALLAFPTLVYDRFVWQYLWGPVVADAASQPVTHEGIRAVRGYNAVNTVTYLGAVVYSLPGLRAYLNHLGVTLDARLAYGFAPIIVAGGAMRALEDIGLLGDYAVWFITPSIYFVVTGVTVFALGLGTLVRDRGIGSIPATVGVVGTVWGVSAVGLALWYGLSTATPLRLWVPVATTGIALTVTALYYWGTSFVDVVHLRHPLFLLAVFGQTWDAAQNLIGVTFLGYSPKLVITNFVYQATGFSGSTFVLKLLVTGGIVWYLADAKDEMNHTWWWLMTFFIGAIGIPMGVRGSLRMMLGV, from the coding sequence GTGAGCACTGTCACACAGCGCGTCGAAACCGTCCTCCCCGACACGGGGACTCGCGAGTGGTGGGCGCTGTATCTGCTTGCCCCGGTCGTCCTCATCGGCGCAGCCCTCCTCGCATTTCCAACGCTCGTCTACGATCGGTTCGTCTGGCAGTATCTCTGGGGGCCGGTCGTCGCCGACGCCGCCAGCCAGCCGGTCACGCACGAGGGGATACGGGCCGTCCGGGGGTATAATGCCGTGAACACGGTGACCTATCTCGGTGCAGTCGTGTACAGTCTTCCCGGCCTCCGAGCGTATCTCAACCACCTCGGTGTCACGCTCGACGCGCGACTCGCATACGGGTTCGCGCCGATAATCGTCGCCGGCGGGGCGATGCGTGCACTCGAGGACATCGGACTGCTCGGTGACTACGCGGTGTGGTTCATCACCCCGTCGATCTATTTCGTCGTCACAGGCGTCACAGTCTTCGCGCTCGGCCTTGGCACACTCGTGCGCGACAGAGGCATCGGATCCATCCCGGCGACGGTCGGCGTCGTAGGGACAGTCTGGGGCGTCAGCGCCGTCGGATTGGCACTCTGGTACGGACTCTCGACGGCGACCCCGCTTCGCCTGTGGGTCCCCGTCGCGACGACGGGAATCGCCCTCACCGTGACTGCTCTCTACTACTGGGGGACGAGCTTCGTCGACGTCGTACACCTCCGGCATCCACTCTTCCTGCTGGCCGTCTTCGGACAGACGTGGGACGCCGCACAGAACCTCATCGGCGTCACGTTCCTCGGCTACTCGCCGAAGCTGGTCATCACGAACTTCGTGTATCAAGCGACTGGCTTCTCCGGATCGACGTTCGTCCTCAAACTCCTCGTGACCGGCGGAATCGTCTGGTACCTTGCGGACGCGAAAGACGAGATGAACCACACCTGGTGGTGGCTCATGACGTTCTTCATCGGGGCGATCGGGATCCCGATGGGCGTCCGTGGGTCGCTCCGGATGATGCTCGGAGTCTAA
- a CDS encoding NAD(P)/FAD-dependent oxidoreductase — MNQTPTVAILGGAMAGLAAAEGFQRAGCDVELYERQTYNEKRVNCGEAMTAASAIPLEKTAENGFINPLPEMEVEVYDGVQPGRQCTGRGKFTAPDAYITDRNVVEQSWADRLTQRGVDVNENQSITPAELFEFADGYNVIVDATGQPSLTSKALQSTGEYSGYLVALNADVVGDFSDVYPNSQIILENYTGYTWAFTKTPNRANVGIGWAVSDRPDDYMAAFKRACERNGWPTPTQERTNVAIIPEGPSLDPQRTYHPDHSIVRVGDAAGIANRLTGKGISQAIQSSYLAAELAAEDRLEAYPEQLYREMKPEYLLATVIRYFTETRQPQILGKAIQAGSGMDIEAVDRSPRDVLIQLARHPRLFVQIFGKRKVLQRVYQAATDQWEYTSIPNGESPISDSSF, encoded by the coding sequence ATGAATCAGACACCGACAGTTGCGATACTGGGTGGGGCAATGGCTGGGTTAGCGGCTGCAGAAGGATTTCAGAGGGCTGGCTGTGACGTCGAGCTCTACGAACGCCAGACGTACAACGAGAAACGCGTCAACTGTGGCGAAGCGATGACCGCCGCCTCTGCAATCCCCCTCGAGAAGACCGCAGAAAACGGGTTCATTAATCCGCTCCCAGAGATGGAAGTCGAGGTGTACGATGGCGTCCAGCCGGGTCGTCAGTGTACTGGACGCGGGAAGTTCACTGCACCGGACGCCTACATCACCGATCGTAACGTCGTCGAACAATCGTGGGCAGACCGCCTGACACAGAGAGGGGTAGACGTCAACGAGAATCAGTCGATCACACCGGCTGAGTTATTCGAGTTCGCAGACGGATACAATGTCATCGTCGACGCCACTGGCCAGCCCTCGCTCACCAGCAAGGCACTACAATCGACCGGCGAATACTCCGGATACCTCGTCGCACTCAACGCCGATGTCGTGGGGGACTTCAGCGACGTATACCCCAACAGCCAGATTATACTCGAAAATTACACTGGATACACGTGGGCGTTCACGAAAACACCGAATCGCGCCAACGTTGGAATCGGATGGGCTGTCAGTGACCGCCCGGACGACTACATGGCAGCGTTCAAACGTGCCTGTGAGCGCAATGGATGGCCCACGCCGACACAGGAACGGACAAACGTCGCGATTATCCCGGAAGGCCCAAGCCTCGATCCCCAGCGAACCTATCACCCCGACCACTCTATCGTGCGTGTAGGTGATGCTGCCGGGATTGCAAACCGGCTTACGGGAAAAGGAATCTCACAGGCCATTCAATCGTCGTATCTCGCAGCGGAACTGGCGGCTGAGGATCGATTGGAAGCATATCCGGAACAGCTGTATCGGGAAATGAAACCTGAATACCTGCTGGCAACGGTTATTCGATACTTCACCGAGACACGGCAGCCACAGATCCTCGGTAAAGCAATTCAAGCCGGCTCTGGAATGGACATCGAAGCTGTCGATCGCTCGCCGCGGGACGTATTGATACAGCTCGCACGACACCCACGGTTATTTGTTCAAATCTTCGGGAAACGGAAGGTACTCCAGCGGGTCTATCAAGCAGCGACCGATCAGTGGGAGTACACTTCGATACCGAACGGTGAGAGTCCGATCTCCGATTCCTCTTTCTAG
- a CDS encoding isoprenylcysteine carboxylmethyltransferase family protein, which produces MSLNVLMVSAIDFSVTNPAAWGLALIVIVVVSWFFYRYFAPDSWREWVGAGVVQAFIIALYAEMYGFPLTIYLLVRFFGFDRESASTNLWSTLVGFGETGMLVSMLLGYAVALVGIGLFAQGWRQVYRARQNDRLVTDGLYGYVRHPQYTGLFIALFGEGIIHWPTVFSVGLFPFVIVVFAWLARKEERDMVDKFGEDYQLYQQNVPMFLPDRGKWREVVAESRNHDDSDSP; this is translated from the coding sequence ATGTCTCTGAACGTCTTGATGGTTTCAGCAATCGATTTTTCCGTTACTAACCCCGCAGCCTGGGGACTCGCACTAATCGTTATCGTCGTGGTTTCCTGGTTCTTCTATCGGTATTTTGCTCCAGATAGCTGGCGCGAGTGGGTCGGGGCAGGTGTGGTGCAGGCGTTTATCATCGCGTTGTATGCAGAGATGTACGGATTTCCGCTCACGATCTATCTGCTAGTCAGATTTTTCGGGTTCGATCGCGAGTCCGCCAGCACGAATCTCTGGTCGACACTCGTCGGCTTCGGCGAGACTGGAATGCTGGTTTCGATGCTACTCGGCTATGCCGTGGCTCTCGTCGGCATCGGACTGTTTGCTCAAGGATGGCGGCAGGTCTATCGAGCTCGGCAGAATGATCGACTTGTCACGGACGGGCTATACGGCTACGTACGTCATCCGCAGTACACCGGTTTGTTCATCGCTTTGTTCGGCGAAGGAATCATTCACTGGCCAACAGTGTTCTCTGTCGGTTTGTTTCCGTTTGTCATCGTGGTCTTCGCGTGGCTTGCTCGGAAGGAAGAACGCGACATGGTCGACAAGTTCGGCGAGGACTACCAACTGTATCAGCAGAATGTCCCGATGTTCCTTCCGGATCGGGGTAAATGGCGAGAAGTTGTGGCCGAGTCCCGTAACCACGATGACTCTGACAGTCCGTAA
- a CDS encoding DoxX family protein, translating into MSSQEVQLQSSIGGFTASGKLHTLSVWFILALRLMMGIAFFQSGVDKVLSGSFNAAGYLQNAPPANGSPLADLFVSMGQTGWFVDFVNIAVPWGEVLIGLGLIVGFLTRLAAFWGAFLMLLFYFGNWDTAHGYINGDFAYMLVFLSVAAFGAGRILGLDAYIEQYKVDGVPLVERYPWARYILG; encoded by the coding sequence ATGTCATCACAAGAAGTCCAACTACAAAGCTCAATTGGCGGATTTACGGCGAGCGGGAAGCTTCACACCCTGAGCGTCTGGTTCATCCTTGCACTACGACTGATGATGGGGATCGCGTTCTTCCAGAGCGGTGTAGATAAGGTCCTTTCCGGCAGTTTCAACGCGGCCGGCTACCTCCAGAATGCGCCGCCCGCGAACGGCAGTCCGCTCGCCGATCTCTTCGTCTCGATGGGCCAGACGGGGTGGTTCGTCGACTTCGTCAACATCGCCGTCCCGTGGGGCGAGGTTCTCATCGGCCTCGGCCTGATCGTGGGTTTCCTCACCCGACTGGCCGCGTTCTGGGGCGCGTTCCTGATGCTACTGTTCTACTTCGGGAACTGGGACACCGCACACGGCTACATCAACGGGGACTTCGCGTACATGCTCGTTTTCCTCTCTGTCGCCGCTTTCGGCGCAGGACGTATCCTCGGTCTTGATGCGTATATTGAACAGTACAAGGTTGATGGTGTACCACTCGTGGAACGGTATCCCTGGGCCCGATACATTCTAGGATGA
- the acnA gene encoding aconitate hydratase AcnA, with protein sequence MVETDPFDAIREFEFDGDAYQMADLTALEEAGLCELDRLPVSIRVLLESVLRNVDGDTITAEDVRNVASWQPDVPDVELPFTPSRVVLQDLTGVPAVVDLAALRSAVERKGEDPTLVEPEIPCDLVIDHSVQVDYFGSEDAYEKNVELEYERNGERYRALKWAQQAFDDFRVVPPGTGIVHQVNLEYLGQVVHARERDGEQWLLPDTLVGTDSHTPMIGGIGVVGWGVGGIEAEAAMLGQPITMKLPEVVGVRLTGELPEGATATDLVLHVTEQLREVGVVDRFVEFFGPGVSNLTVPDRATIANMAPEQGSTISMFGVDEATLDYLELTGRDEEHIELVREYLDAQGLFGEQNPEYTETVELDLSTITPSLAGPKRPQDRVPMDDMKTHFRGLVHGEFEDEVDEIDEDALTRWLGESSAADDRPDPDLPEPDVGDLDKRVEVDVHGETTEIGHGSVVVSAITSCTNTSNPSVMLAAGLLARNAVERGLDVPAYVKTSLAPGSRVVTQYLEESGLLPYLEDLGYNVVGYGCTTCIGNAGPLPEPIERAIDAEDLWTTSVLSGNRNFEARIHPKIRANYLASPPLVVAYGLAGRMDIDLEHDSLGTDAEGDPVYLADIWPDPDEIHTAVHDSVDSAMFEEKYAEVFEGDEHWDALDAPSGDVYEWDESSTYIREPPFFKDFPLEKPGVADVEDARTLLLLGDTVTTDHISPAGPFSREQPAGEWLVERGVEPHEFNTYGARRGNHEVMMRGTFANVRIENQMLDDVEGGYTIHNPTDEQTTVFEASRRYRENDTSLVVFAGEELGTGSSRDWAAKGTDLLGVRATIAESYERIFRDNLVGMGVLPLQFQEGDSWESLGLDGSEIVAIRGLDDGLDVNDELTVLAERADGSTVEFPVTAQVGTPAAVRYVENGGILHLVLRRLLSQK encoded by the coding sequence ATGGTCGAAACTGATCCTTTCGATGCGATACGTGAATTCGAGTTCGATGGGGACGCCTATCAAATGGCGGATCTCACCGCTCTCGAAGAGGCCGGCCTCTGCGAACTGGACCGCCTTCCGGTTAGCATTCGTGTCCTCCTCGAATCCGTCCTTCGGAACGTCGACGGCGACACCATTACGGCTGAGGACGTTCGGAACGTCGCTTCGTGGCAGCCTGACGTGCCGGATGTCGAACTTCCGTTCACGCCGTCGCGGGTCGTCCTCCAGGACCTCACCGGTGTTCCCGCCGTCGTCGACCTCGCGGCACTCCGCTCGGCGGTTGAGCGCAAGGGCGAGGATCCAACCCTCGTCGAACCGGAGATCCCGTGCGATCTCGTCATCGACCACAGCGTTCAGGTCGACTACTTCGGCTCTGAGGACGCATACGAGAAGAACGTCGAACTGGAGTATGAGCGCAACGGCGAACGCTATCGAGCGCTCAAGTGGGCCCAACAGGCCTTCGACGACTTCCGCGTCGTACCGCCGGGAACCGGGATCGTCCACCAGGTGAACCTTGAATACCTCGGCCAGGTCGTCCACGCCCGAGAGCGTGATGGCGAGCAGTGGCTGCTCCCCGACACCCTCGTCGGAACTGATAGCCACACGCCGATGATCGGTGGTATCGGCGTCGTCGGGTGGGGCGTTGGCGGCATCGAGGCGGAAGCCGCGATGCTTGGCCAGCCCATCACGATGAAGCTCCCCGAGGTCGTCGGCGTCCGACTCACCGGCGAACTACCCGAAGGTGCGACAGCGACCGACCTCGTCCTCCACGTCACCGAGCAACTCCGCGAGGTCGGGGTTGTCGACCGCTTCGTCGAGTTCTTCGGACCGGGCGTGTCGAACCTCACTGTTCCGGACCGGGCGACCATCGCGAACATGGCACCCGAACAGGGTTCGACCATCTCGATGTTCGGGGTGGACGAGGCGACTCTCGATTATCTCGAGCTTACGGGACGCGACGAGGAGCACATCGAACTGGTCCGTGAATATCTCGACGCCCAGGGGCTGTTCGGCGAGCAGAACCCCGAGTACACCGAAACAGTCGAGCTCGATCTCTCGACGATAACACCCAGTCTCGCCGGGCCGAAGCGGCCTCAGGACCGCGTCCCGATGGACGACATGAAGACGCACTTCCGTGGATTGGTCCACGGTGAATTCGAAGACGAAGTGGACGAAATCGACGAGGACGCGCTCACCCGATGGCTTGGCGAAAGCAGCGCTGCCGATGACCGACCGGACCCCGATCTTCCGGAGCCGGACGTCGGCGACCTCGACAAACGGGTCGAAGTCGACGTACACGGCGAAACGACTGAAATCGGCCACGGGAGCGTCGTAGTTAGCGCCATCACCAGCTGTACGAACACGTCGAACCCTTCGGTGATGCTCGCGGCAGGACTCCTCGCTCGCAACGCTGTCGAGCGTGGGCTTGACGTCCCCGCGTACGTCAAGACGAGTCTCGCTCCGGGAAGTCGTGTTGTCACCCAATATCTCGAGGAATCGGGCCTCCTTCCGTATCTCGAAGACCTCGGCTACAACGTGGTCGGCTACGGCTGTACGACCTGTATCGGGAATGCCGGACCACTGCCCGAGCCGATCGAACGCGCGATCGACGCCGAAGACCTCTGGACGACGAGTGTCCTCTCGGGCAATCGCAACTTCGAGGCACGCATCCATCCGAAGATCCGGGCGAACTACCTCGCCAGTCCGCCACTCGTGGTCGCCTACGGCCTCGCCGGCCGCATGGACATCGACCTCGAACACGACTCGCTCGGAACGGACGCTGAGGGCGACCCAGTCTACCTCGCAGACATCTGGCCCGACCCCGACGAGATTCATACGGCGGTTCACGATAGCGTCGACTCGGCGATGTTCGAGGAGAAGTACGCCGAGGTGTTCGAGGGGGACGAACACTGGGATGCGCTCGATGCGCCGAGCGGTGACGTCTACGAGTGGGACGAGTCTTCGACGTATATCCGAGAGCCGCCGTTTTTCAAGGACTTCCCGCTGGAGAAACCCGGCGTGGCGGACGTTGAAGACGCCCGCACACTCCTGTTGCTCGGGGACACGGTCACCACGGACCACATCAGTCCCGCCGGACCGTTCAGTCGCGAGCAACCGGCTGGGGAATGGCTCGTGGAGCGCGGTGTCGAACCGCACGAGTTCAACACGTACGGTGCTCGGCGAGGGAATCACGAGGTGATGATGCGCGGGACGTTTGCGAACGTCCGCATCGAGAATCAGATGCTCGACGACGTCGAAGGTGGCTACACGATTCACAACCCCACGGACGAACAGACGACGGTCTTCGAGGCCAGTCGTCGCTACCGCGAGAACGACACGTCGCTTGTCGTGTTCGCTGGCGAGGAACTCGGAACGGGATCGAGTCGTGACTGGGCTGCGAAGGGGACGGATCTGTTGGGAGTCCGTGCTACCATCGCCGAAAGCTACGAACGAATCTTCCGTGACAATCTCGTCGGTATGGGTGTCCTCCCGCTGCAGTTCCAAGAGGGAGACTCGTGGGAGTCGCTCGGCCTCGACGGCTCGGAGATCGTCGCGATCCGTGGCCTTGATGACGGGTTAGACGTGAACGACGAGCTGACCGTCCTCGCAGAACGGGCTGATGGATCGACCGTCGAATTCCCGGTTACTGCCCAGGTCGGTACGCCTGCAGCCGTTCGATACGTCGAAAACGGAGGCATCCTTCATCTCGTCCTCCGACGGCTACTCTCCCAAAAATAG